The Devosia sp. MC521 genome segment GCCCGCAATGACCCGTCTGTGCAGCGCTTCAACGCAGTTTGGCCCAAGGCCGCACCGCGCACCCGCGCAGAAACCGGGAAGTAAGCGCCAAAGCCATTGGCAGTTTGGCCGGTTTATGCTCGAAGGAACGGGCCATTCAGTCGCCTAAAATGCTGCCGAATGGACGTGTTCGGCAGTGGGGTTTTGAGCGATGTCAGAGGCAGGTGCGGTGTGGTTTGAGCGTCGGGAAGCAACGGACGCCCAAACGGACGATATTCGCCTGCCAGAAGAGATCGACTACGCCCGCGTCGTGCATTCCGCTTCCTTCCGGCGATTGCAGGGCAAGACCCAGGTCCTCGGGCTCGGTGATGGCGATTTTTATCGCACCCGCCTGACCCACAGCCTGGAAGTGGCGCAGATCGCGGGCGGCATTACACGGCAACTGGCGCACACCTATGCGAACGGCCCGCGCAGCCAACACCTGCCAAGCCTGATTGCCATTCAAGCCATTAGCGCCTTGCATGATCTGGGGCACCCGCCTTTTGGCCACGGCGGCGAAGTCGCACTCAACTATTGCATGCGCGATCACGGCGGCTTTGAGGGCAATGGCCAGACCCTGCGCATCATCGGGCGCCTAGAAGAGTTTTCTCATGGCGCAGGTTCAAACCTCACGCGGCGCACCGTGTTGGGTATTTTAAAATACCCCGTCGCCTATTCGACCGCCGCCAATCCCGAATTAAAGCCCGCGCTTAACCAAGGCCTATCCACGCTACAACTGATCGATCGTCAGCGCTCGAAGCCCCCCAAGGCCTATCTCGATAGCGAGGTCGATATAGTCGGTTGGTTGATCGATCCGCTCTCTCCAGCGGAACGCGATGCCTTCACCAGTGCCCGCGCCAAGCCTGGCAAACATGCCGAAGCCCTGCACAAATCCTTCGATTGTTCGATCATGGACGTGGCCGACGATATTTCCTTTGGCGTCCATGATTTCGAAGACGCACTCAAACTGCGCCTCATCAGCGAAGAGGCTTTTTTGGCGAGTGTCACCGAAGACAAATGTGCCAGCATTTTGGAAGCACTGACCGCTCGCTACCCGGAAGAGTTCGGCACCAATCCATACGCGACCTTCGTGGCGGGCCTCTTTGGTCGCTCAACTTTGAGTCTCAAACGCTGGATCGGACGTATCATCCACCATCTCATGGCGCGGATCGAAATCGTCGAACACGCTGAGTTTGACGACCCTATCGTCAAATACCGCGCGGAATTGCCTGCTCCAGACCGCGCCTTTGTCCGTGCTTTGAAGGATGTTGTCTATCACAACGTCATCCGCTCTCCCTCAGTGCAGCAGATGGAGTTTAAGGGACAGCAGATGGTGGTGTCGGTGTTTGAAGCGGTCTCATCCGAGCCGCAGGCCTTTTTGCCGCCAGACGTGCTGAAGCGCTGGCAGGACGCGGACGAAAACCCACGGATCATTTGCGACTATATCGCCAGCATGACCGACGGCACGCTGATGAAAACCTATGAACGCCTTTTCACCCCAAGAATGGGCTCAGTGTTCGATCTGGTTTAGGCCTCTTCCATCCGTCCAGCAGCGCGTTCAAAACCCTGAGCGATCGCCTCGCGCATAGCGGCGCGGGCGAGAACCGGATCACGATCCCGAATGGCTTCAGCGATACGGCGATGGACCCCCACCGTAATCGCGAGCGCATCGGGCTCGTTGACCGGCGAGGAAATGGTAAAGGCCGCTGTCAGCGCCATTTCAACCAGTGCCGAGATCGACGCCATAAAGGGATTGCCCGAGGCGGCGGCAACGGCTTTGTGGAATTCGAGATCGCAGCGGGCAAACTCGACCGGCTCGGTGGCGGCAGCCATTTTATCGACCCAAGCGATTAGCTCAGCGGCCGCTTCCGGATCGGCGTGTTCCGCCGCCAAGGCTGCGGCCTCAATTTCGATACCGATTCGCACTTCAGCGAGACTTCTGAGGAAGCCCACCTCTGGCCCCAGTTCAAAGAACCAGGCCAGGACATCGCCATCAAAAAGGTTCCAACGGTTGCGCGGCAGGACGCGGGTGCCGATACGGGCACGTGCTTCGATCATACCCTTGGCGGCAAGAGTTTTGAGCGCCTCACGCAGAACAGTACGGGACACAGAGAAGCGTTCGAGCAATTCCGCGTCGGAAGGCAGGATCGTTCCTTCGGCATATTCGCCCGACACGATGCCCAAGCCGAGGCTCCAGAGCACATCCGAGTGCAGATTTCGCGCCAGATTTCGCCCGGATAGCGTTGCAATCAGATCCCCTGAATGCCGCGTCTTCCCGCCTGACCGATCCATGCACATGCTCCTCAAATCTTCGCGCGCACCATAGGCGCAGTAAGATAACAAGAATAGACCCACAGAGGCTGGACATGATGAAGCGCCCCGCGCCATGGTGTCCAAACGCGTTGCCCATACACCAAGGACCTCAGTTCATGACCAGCAAAGAAACGATCGACAAAGTTCTCAGTGAAGTCGATCACGGGCTCCAAAACAGCTTGGACCGGCTCTTTGACCTTCTGCGGATCAAGTCGATCTCGACCGATCCGGCATATGCCGCAGAATGCCAAAAAGCTGCCGACTGGATCACCAATGAGCTGACCGACCTCGGCTTTGATGCCGCCGCCCGCCCAACGCCGGGCCATCCGGTGGTTGTTGCCCACGGCCCAGAACAGCCTGGTACGCACGTGCTGTTCTACGCGCACTATGACGTTCAGCCCGTCGACCCGATCTCGCTCTGGGACACCGATCCGTTCAATCCGCAGATCAAGGAAAAAGACGGCCGCAAGATCATCGTCGCCCGTGGTGCGTCCGACGATAAGGGCCAGATGCTGACCTTTATCGAGGCCTGCCGCGCTTGGAAGGCGGCAACGGGCGCGCTGCCTGTTCGCGTCTCGCTAATGCTGGAAGGCGAAGAAGAAAGCGGCGGCAAGAACCTGCCTCCGTTCATGAAAGCCAATGCCGAAGAGCTGAAGGCCGACATCGCGCTCGTCTGTGACACCGATATGTGGGACCGCACGACCCCGTCGATCACCACCATGTTGCGTGGTCTGGTGGGCGAAGAAATCATCGTCACCGCCGCCGACAAGGACCTGCACTCGGGCATGTTCGGCAATGCTGCCGCCAACCCCAATCAGGTGGTTGCCAATATTGTCGCGGGCCTTCGCGCCGCCGATGGCTCCTGCACCCTGCCCGGCTTTTACGACGATGTTGCCGAGCTTTCCGATGAACTTAAGGCGCAATGGGCAGGCCTCGGCTTTGACGAAAAGGCCTTCCTCGGCGCCGTCGACCTGCACACCCCTGCGGGCGAAAAGAACCGCTCCGTTCTTGAACAGCTCTGGGCCCGCCCAACCTGCGAAATCAACGGCATGATCGGTGGCTATACCGGCGATGGCTTTAAGACCGTCATCCCAGCCAAGGCTAGCGCCAAGATTTCCTTCCGCCTCGTCTCCGGCATGGACCCGAAGAAAATCCGCGCCGCTTTCCGCGCCTATGTTCAGTCGATGCTGCCACCAGATTGCTCGGTCGAATTTATCGAGCACGGCGGTTCGCCAGCTATGACCGTTCCGGCTGATGGTGCACTGCTCCGTCAGGCACTCGCCGGCCTTACCGACGAATGGAACAAGCAGGCTGTCATTACTGGTTCGGGCGGTTCAATCCCGGTCGTGGGCGAATTTAAGAAGATCCTCGGCCTCGACACCCTCCTCATTGGCTTTGCCCATATCGACGATCAGATTCACTCGCC includes the following:
- a CDS encoding M20/M25/M40 family metallo-hydrolase; its protein translation is MTSKETIDKVLSEVDHGLQNSLDRLFDLLRIKSISTDPAYAAECQKAADWITNELTDLGFDAAARPTPGHPVVVAHGPEQPGTHVLFYAHYDVQPVDPISLWDTDPFNPQIKEKDGRKIIVARGASDDKGQMLTFIEACRAWKAATGALPVRVSLMLEGEEESGGKNLPPFMKANAEELKADIALVCDTDMWDRTTPSITTMLRGLVGEEIIVTAADKDLHSGMFGNAAANPNQVVANIVAGLRAADGSCTLPGFYDDVAELSDELKAQWAGLGFDEKAFLGAVDLHTPAGEKNRSVLEQLWARPTCEINGMIGGYTGDGFKTVIPAKASAKISFRLVSGMDPKKIRAAFRAYVQSMLPPDCSVEFIEHGGSPAMTVPADGALLRQALAGLTDEWNKQAVITGSGGSIPVVGEFKKILGLDTLLIGFAHIDDQIHSPNEKYDLESYHRGIRSWVRVLGALAQ
- a CDS encoding FadR/GntR family transcriptional regulator, with product MDRSGGKTRHSGDLIATLSGRNLARNLHSDVLWSLGLGIVSGEYAEGTILPSDAELLERFSVSRTVLREALKTLAAKGMIEARARIGTRVLPRNRWNLFDGDVLAWFFELGPEVGFLRSLAEVRIGIEIEAAALAAEHADPEAAAELIAWVDKMAAATEPVEFARCDLEFHKAVAAASGNPFMASISALVEMALTAAFTISSPVNEPDALAITVGVHRRIAEAIRDRDPVLARAAMREAIAQGFERAAGRMEEA
- a CDS encoding anti-phage deoxyguanosine triphosphatase; the protein is MSEAGAVWFERREATDAQTDDIRLPEEIDYARVVHSASFRRLQGKTQVLGLGDGDFYRTRLTHSLEVAQIAGGITRQLAHTYANGPRSQHLPSLIAIQAISALHDLGHPPFGHGGEVALNYCMRDHGGFEGNGQTLRIIGRLEEFSHGAGSNLTRRTVLGILKYPVAYSTAANPELKPALNQGLSTLQLIDRQRSKPPKAYLDSEVDIVGWLIDPLSPAERDAFTSARAKPGKHAEALHKSFDCSIMDVADDISFGVHDFEDALKLRLISEEAFLASVTEDKCASILEALTARYPEEFGTNPYATFVAGLFGRSTLSLKRWIGRIIHHLMARIEIVEHAEFDDPIVKYRAELPAPDRAFVRALKDVVYHNVIRSPSVQQMEFKGQQMVVSVFEAVSSEPQAFLPPDVLKRWQDADENPRIICDYIASMTDGTLMKTYERLFTPRMGSVFDLV